Genomic window (Gemmatimonadota bacterium):
CTCTTCCACTGAGGCTTCGGACCCCAGGTTCAGGAGGGTGGCAAAGATCTCGCGAAGCTCCGGCACCTGAAAGCTATCGGGTCCGCAGCGTTCGGTCACGCGTTCCACGACACCGCGATCATGGAGCATCGCCCGGACAAGCTCGCGCTCGGCAGGTTCGGCCACAACCTTGGGACGGCGGCGAGCCCGGCTGGTGGGTTGGGGACCGCGGGATTCGACCGGCGGAGCAACCGGCTCCGGTGTCGGCTGGGGTTGTGCGCGCTTGCGCACCGACTCTGCCTCTCGTTGGAGCACCTCGCGATCGACCCCGGAGACCTCCGCGGCGCGCGCCAGGTAGATCTCGCGAGTGACGGGGTCGGCGCACGCGCGAATCGTGGGAAGCAGGTGGTCGATCGCCTTGCGGCGCTTGTGCAGGTCGGCGAACCAGCCGCCGCGTTCGAGAATCTGAATCTTCCGTTCAAAGACATCGAGGCTCGCGGCGGCCGCCCGCTCGATCGCTTCGCGACCGTGCTTTCGCACATAGGTGTCCGGATCGTCGCCCTCGGGCAGCGTGATCACCCGCACCGAGACCCCCTGCGCGAGGAGCATGTCCCCTGCGCGAAAGGTCGCCTTGAGGCCGGCCTTGTCCGAGTCATACAGGAGGAACGCGCTCGCCGCATACCGCTTGAGGAGCTGCGCCTGTCCCTCGGTCAACGCCGTCCCGAGCGGCGCCACCACGGGCTCCACGCCGGCCCCAACGAGGCGCAGCACGTCGAAGTACCCTTCCACGAGGAAGATCCGTTCCTCGCGCCGTGCGGCGAGTCGAGCCTGGTGCAGGTTGTAGAGCAAGCTCCCCTTGGAGTACACCGGGGACTCGCCGGTGTTGAGGTACTTGGGTTCCCCGGGGGCAATGAGGCGCCCGCCGAACCCCACCGGCTTGCCGCCGAGGTCGAGGATCGGAAAGATCAGCCGATTGCGAAATCGCGGACGCAGCTCGGTCTCGTCGGGGCGACGCACCACGAGGCCGGCCTCGATCAGGGTCTCATCCGGGATTCCGAGCGCCGCCAGACGGGCACGGAGCGGCGCGGGATCGCGTGGGGCAAAGCCCATCCCGAACTTGTCAGCCAGCGTCTTGTCTACCGCGCGCTGCGCGAGGTAAGCCCGGGCCGGCTTCCCGGCCTCGTCCCCCCAGAGCACCTGCTGGAAGTACTCCGCGGCCGCCGCGTTCGCCTCCCAGTACGGCGTGCGCGGGTCCGGCCCCTCCTGCCGGGCTCGCGTTTCGTGCAGCTCAATACCCACCTTGCCGGCCACCAGGCGCACCGCGTCCGGCCAGTCCATCCCCAGGCGCTTCTGGATGAACGTGAAGACATCCCCCGATTCGTGGCAGACAAAGCAGTAGTACATCCCCTTGCGTGGGGAAACCGAAAAGTTGCGGTGCGTCCCCTGGTGGAACGGGCACGGGCCGCGAAAGTCGGCCCCCATGCGGCGCAGCTCGACATACTCGCCGATGATGCTGGCGATGTCGGCGGTCTCCCGCACGCGTTCGACTTCGGCGTCCGGGATCACAGCTCGGCGATGGTCACGCCCGCCCCACCCTCGTTCCACAGGCCGAGCCGAAAGGCGCGCACGCGGGTGTCCTTCTGCAGCATCTCGCCCACACGTGCACGCAGCGCCCCGGTGCCCTTGCCGTGGATGATCCGCAGGCTGCGCAGGTCGGCGCGGATGGCCGCATCGAGGGCCTGCATCACGGTGTCGTCGATCTCGTCCGCACGCTGCCCACGCACGTCGATCTCAGTCGGCGCCGTCACCTCGGGCAGGTCACCAATCCAGGTCGGTGCGGGTGCGCGCGGCCCCTGGTCCTCGGAGCGCTCCAGCTGCGTCGTCGGGTAGCTCAGCTTGACCGCGCCTAACGACACCAGCACGACGTCGTCGCGGACCTCGAGCACGCGTCCCTCGCGGCCCTCCAGCGGCAGCACGTGGACGCGGTCCCCGGCCGCCAGCGGCACCCGTCGGGCAGGCGGGTGGCGACGCTTCTCGACGTTCGCTTCCTCCCGCTCGATCTGGTCGAGGCGCGTGGTCTGGCGGGCGACCTCGGCCTCCACCGCGCGCCGGGCCTCGTGCGCCGCCGCCTCGACCTGGGATTCGCTCGCCTTGCGCAGCTCGCGCACGACCCGGTCGACGGTCTGCCGCGCTTCGAGGAGGTGCCGCCGCGCGTCCCGTCGAGACTCCCGCTCCACCTCGCGCTCGCGCTCGCGGAGCTTTTTCTCCCGTTCGGCGAGGCGATGCGCGGTCTCCTGCGCCAGGGTGCGCGAGGCTTCGAGGTCGTGTTCCCGTGTGCTGATCTCGCGGTCCCGCGCCTCGAGCGCCTGCAGCAGCGCGTTCAGGTCGCGCTCCACGGTCGGCACCCGCGCCTCGGCCCGGGCGATCACCTCCTCTGGCAGCCGCAGGCGACGCGCGATGCTCAGCCCATACGACCGGCCGGGAATCCCCTTGATCAACCGATAGGTTGGGGCGAGCTGCACGGCGTCGAACTCCAGGGACGCGTTCACGATCCCCGGCACCTCCGCCGCCAGTTCCTTCAGGGCCCCGAGGTGCGTCGTGGCCACGGTCATCGCG
Coding sequences:
- a CDS encoding DNA primase; translation: MIPDAEVERVRETADIASIIGEYVELRRMGADFRGPCPFHQGTHRNFSVSPRKGMYYCFVCHESGDVFTFIQKRLGMDWPDAVRLVAGKVGIELHETRARQEGPDPRTPYWEANAAAAEYFQQVLWGDEAGKPARAYLAQRAVDKTLADKFGMGFAPRDPAPLRARLAALGIPDETLIEAGLVVRRPDETELRPRFRNRLIFPILDLGGKPVGFGGRLIAPGEPKYLNTGESPVYSKGSLLYNLHQARLAARREERIFLVEGYFDVLRLVGAGVEPVVAPLGTALTEGQAQLLKRYAASAFLLYDSDKAGLKATFRAGDMLLAQGVSVRVITLPEGDDPDTYVRKHGREAIERAAAASLDVFERKIQILERGGWFADLHKRRKAIDHLLPTIRACADPVTREIYLARAAEVSGVDREVLQREAESVRKRAQPQPTPEPVAPPVESRGPQPTSRARRRPKVVAEPAERELVRAMLHDRGVVERVTERCGPDSFQVPELREIFATLLNLGSEASVEELAHELSEPAVQAMQELLDTPDAIQHLQRTVDDSLSRLDQRRLEERNAEIMSLLATATGGEKDALLLEKERNRREIGQLRALREQP